From Amycolatopsis sp. WQ 127309:
GACGCCGGTGTGTTCTTCCACAGCGACAACGAACGCGGGATGGCGCGCAAGCGCCGCGAAGACCTCGCCAAGCAGATCTGCGCGAGCTGCCCGGTGCGCCTGCAGTGCCTCGACCACGCCGTCGCGGTGCGGGAGACGCACGGCATCTGGGGCGGGCTCGGCGAGGGCGAGCTGCGTCAGCTGATCGCCACCCGGATCTGACTCAGCTGCTGGGTCACCGGAGGGACCGCGGTCCGGCGGCCGTGTCAGGACGGCGTCAGGGGCGTGTCAGGCGAGCCGCCGACAGTCGCCTCATGACAACGAACAGCACGACCTGGTCCGGCATGGTGGCGATCGACGACACGGCCCTGGCGGTCACCGACACCGGCGGCCCCGGCATCCCCGTGGTCTACCTCAACGGCCAGTTCGCCACCCAGGGCTACTGGCGCCGGGTCGTCGCCGAGCTCGGTGCCGGCTTCCGGCACATCACCT
This genomic window contains:
- a CDS encoding WhiB family transcriptional regulator translates to MSEVSRLPVVVSENWDWQMRGACRGMDAGVFFHSDNERGMARKRREDLAKQICASCPVRLQCLDHAVAVRETHGIWGGLGEGELRQLIATRI